A window of Pseudomonas mucidolens contains these coding sequences:
- a CDS encoding type 1 glutamine amidotransferase domain-containing protein, with protein MRPITRLALAMTICTSAFNAQASNVLVVLSDSDHLELKDKKVFTTGFYLNELMQPVKLLLDAGHSVTFATPTGKAPTLDQSSNDKMYFNNDIAALQEHKALLEHLKITSPGESPVISLSRVEQIGYEHFDAVYVPGGHAPMEDLLHSAALGKLLNNFHNNGKTTALVCHGPIALLSTLSDPTAFTRKLEGDGKAPTHGWTYAGYKFTVISNQEEELAKGLLNGGAMKFYPQTALEQAGGVYSSNTSPWTSHIVIDRELVTGQNPGSALDVGKVILDRLKSQSQAKD; from the coding sequence ATGCGCCCTATCACTCGTCTCGCCCTTGCAATGACCATTTGCACCTCAGCCTTCAACGCACAGGCCAGTAACGTCCTGGTCGTGCTGTCTGATTCAGACCACCTTGAGCTCAAGGACAAGAAAGTCTTTACAACCGGCTTTTACCTGAACGAATTGATGCAACCCGTAAAACTACTGCTCGATGCCGGCCACTCGGTGACCTTTGCGACGCCAACGGGCAAGGCGCCAACGCTGGACCAATCGTCCAACGACAAAATGTATTTCAACAATGACATTGCGGCACTGCAGGAGCACAAGGCACTGCTGGAGCACCTCAAGATTACCTCGCCGGGTGAGTCACCGGTCATTAGCCTGTCGCGGGTCGAACAGATCGGCTACGAGCACTTCGATGCTGTCTATGTACCCGGTGGCCACGCACCTATGGAGGATCTGCTGCATAGCGCCGCATTGGGGAAGTTGCTGAACAACTTCCATAACAACGGCAAGACAACCGCCCTCGTTTGCCATGGCCCGATTGCGCTACTGTCGACTCTGTCCGACCCAACAGCCTTCACTCGGAAACTCGAAGGCGACGGCAAAGCCCCAACGCATGGCTGGACTTATGCAGGATACAAATTCACGGTCATCAGCAATCAGGAAGAGGAACTGGCCAAAGGCTTGTTGAATGGCGGTGCGATGAAGTTCTATCCGCAAACGGCACTGGAACAAGCCGGCGGCGTATACAGTAGCAACACTTCACCGTGGACCAGCCATATCGTCATCGATCGCGAACTGGTGACCGGTCAAAACCCTGGTTCTGCGCTGGATGTGGGTAAGGTGATACTCGATCGACTCAAATCCCAGAGCCAAGCAAAAGATTGA
- a CDS encoding LysR family transcriptional regulator, whose product MGRRFDYLADVEVFITVVEKGSLSAGAVLLATTPSVVSRAISRLETRLGVQLLRRTTRRLSLTEAGLLYLEQSRAAFSLIDDAERTIQGQEGALTGRVRLSVPTTYGHYRLPVLLCRFTRQYPQVRIELSISNRNVDLVAEGYDLAIRLGPLPDSGLIGRKLEDARLCVVAAPDYLRRAGTPHSVDELPAHACLPFVMPSSGRVGPWLFCEQGIDREWIPEASVQVSDDVLGTVSLAEHGMGICQTYDFIVRERIQSGRLVPLLEQSSGRSRPFSVIFPPHRQLSAASRALIDFLIRGVADQAHTPLNERQAIG is encoded by the coding sequence GTGGGCCGGCGATTCGATTATCTCGCAGACGTAGAAGTCTTCATCACTGTGGTGGAGAAAGGCTCCCTAAGCGCAGGGGCCGTTCTTCTGGCAACTACCCCGTCAGTAGTCAGCCGTGCGATCTCACGTCTGGAAACACGCCTGGGTGTTCAGTTGTTACGGCGCACGACTCGACGCCTGAGCCTGACCGAGGCGGGACTGCTTTACCTCGAACAGTCCCGCGCGGCGTTCTCGCTGATCGATGATGCAGAGCGGACGATCCAGGGGCAGGAAGGCGCGTTGACTGGCCGTGTACGGCTTAGTGTGCCGACGACTTACGGCCACTACCGGCTGCCGGTATTGCTCTGCCGCTTTACTCGGCAGTACCCGCAGGTGCGCATCGAGTTGAGCATCAGCAATCGAAATGTGGATCTGGTGGCCGAAGGGTATGACCTGGCCATTCGCCTTGGGCCATTACCTGACAGTGGCCTGATTGGACGCAAACTTGAGGATGCGCGTTTGTGCGTGGTCGCCGCGCCGGACTATCTCCGGCGTGCAGGTACGCCGCACAGCGTCGACGAACTGCCAGCGCATGCTTGCCTGCCATTTGTGATGCCCAGCAGCGGTCGGGTCGGCCCCTGGCTGTTCTGTGAGCAGGGTATTGATCGGGAGTGGATACCTGAGGCGAGTGTTCAAGTGTCCGACGACGTACTTGGCACTGTGTCTTTGGCCGAGCACGGTATGGGTATTTGTCAGACCTACGATTTTATTGTTCGGGAGCGGATTCAAAGCGGACGCCTGGTGCCGCTGCTCGAACAGTCGAGTGGACGGTCCCGACCGTTCTCGGTGATTTTCCCGCCTCATCGCCAGCTATCGGCTGCGTCCCGGGCGCTGATCGACTTCCTGATTCGCGGGGTGGCAGATCAAGCCCACACGCCACTCAACGAGCGTCAAGCGATCGGATAG